From Serratia fonticola:
TCAAAGAATTACGCCGCCTGGATCATCGAAAATTCCTGGCTAACAAGCCTGAATTGCCGCCCCACCGCGATAACAACGCCAAGTGGGACGACGAGGACGACTGGCCGAAAAAGCCATAACTTCAGGGCGCACATCAGCGCCCTGCTGTTTATTTAAAGGCAATCAGATCGCCCCGTTTACCAAACA
This genomic window contains:
- a CDS encoding YpfN family protein, with translation MHWLADYWWIILVILAGIIISGIKELRRLDHRKFLANKPELPPHRDNNAKWDDEDDWPKKP